A window of the Brassica napus cultivar Da-Ae chromosome A2, Da-Ae, whole genome shotgun sequence genome harbors these coding sequences:
- the LOC125589151 gene encoding uncharacterized protein LOC125589151 — MIYVFKTIRPLSSTTVSFLSPRCRTGNNVTGLSFATASDQQKMDKKPENPNEKTGDVIMSHSFGEGYATRSDEEGFGGTYGGNQTFQKDNNDKVHENPPDYDTTQGSEAKEEEKVRNQT, encoded by the exons ATGATCTACGTGTTTAAGACTATCCGACCACTATCTTCAACAACTGTCTCTTTCTTGTCACCTCGGTGTAGAACTGGCAACAACGTTACCGGACTTAGTTTTGCGACCGCTTCTGACCAGCAAAAGATGGATAAGAAGCCTGAAAATCCAAACGAGAAAACCGG GGACGTGATCATGTCGCATTCGTTTGGAGAAGGGTACGCAACGAGGTCTGATGAAGAAGGGTTTGGAGGAACCTATGGAGGAAATCAAACTTTCCAAAAGGACAACAATGATAAGGTCCATGAGAACCCCCCTG ATTACGACACAACTCAAGGTAGCGAAGCCAAGGAGGAGGAGAAAGTTAGGAACCAGACGTAA
- the LOC125575604 gene encoding succinate dehydrogenase [ubiquinone] flavoprotein subunit 1, mitochondrial-like, which produces MERYAPTAKDLASRDVVSRSVTMEIREGRGVGSYLSPFESSSTRSSERKASRRQLQFLLVLMSPKSQFQSCPLFTTTWVVSQRRDAVVPGLMAAGEAACASVHGANRLGANSLLDILVFGRACANRVAEISKPGETLEENAGKKIIEWLNKLRHSSGSLPTSSIRLNMQLSSAPKKHWKKVVS; this is translated from the exons ATGGAACGATATGCTCCAACTGCCAAAGATCTTGCATCAAGAGATGTTGTGTCCAGATCTGTGACTATGGAAATCAGGGAAGGTCGTGGTGTAG GATCATATCTATCTCCATTTGAATCATCTTCCACCAGAAGTTCTGAAAGAAAGGCTTCCAGGAGACAGCTGCAATTTTTGCTGGTGTTGATGTCACCAAAGAGCCAATTCCAGTCTTGCCCACTGTTCACTACAACATGGGTGGTATCCCAACGGCGAG ATGCAGTGGTTCCTGGGCTTATGGCTGCTGGGGAGGCAGCTTGTGCATCTGTTCATGGTGCCAACAGGCTTGGTGCAAATTCTCTCCTCGACATTCTTGTGTTTGGTCGTGCTTGTGCAAATAGGGTTGCCGAGATAAGCAAACCAG GTGAGACTCTAGAGGAGAATGCAGGAAAGAAGATAATCGAATGGCTGAACAAGTTAAGACACTCAAGCGGGTCGCTTCCTACATCAAGTATCAGATTAAACATGCAGCTGTCTTCCGCACCCAAGAAACATTGGAAGAAG GTTGTCAGTTGA